Proteins encoded together in one Amphiprion ocellaris isolate individual 3 ecotype Okinawa chromosome 14, ASM2253959v1, whole genome shotgun sequence window:
- the pigs gene encoding GPI transamidase component PIG-S codes for MATTEVERRRGQLAALSIAAVVIIVGVPLWWRTTETYRAWLPVSQIKELAKLQLQLSADVEVVFARGTVTPEQQKKVPLTQTQEEERAIDEDTALRYRYETRYRTATIMEEDALNQPSAAEADLSLHTLSESPCGSLVVYVIPESSSLLPEDVNVYIGQRRTALLRIGPQMRVGKTLEQLLAHLEPRIKQVLQVMSFSHNDITAALSDRVRFSPDNKESIADSMRAFKSSPGYEITFSLLNPDPKSHRLHWDIEGAVQTYIQPLLTKLSPVANFSIDSQTLYYTMLGVNPRFDTSRSAYTLNADSLAHVINPVEARLGSNAASSNPVLNFLLYVPDAQHSPLYIQGRKKQEVPSNAFHSPRWGGIMVYNVNGFYGSEPEFPVDINIDMAKVMGVFLAQLRLLLGVQSSTPPPGFLVARCGSTGLADWELDRLMWSRSVENVATATTTITSLAQLLDQIGNIVINDNIAQQVSSAVTSLQLAVAELEAGNLGFALQYSKEAILASEKAFFDPSLLHLLYFPDDQKFAIYIPLFLPMCVPILLSLLKIVSEARQRRREKQAKKD; via the exons ATGGCTACCACGGAAGTGG AGCGTAGACGAGGTCAGCTCGCTGCTCTGTCCATAGCAGCGGTGGTCATCATCGTGGGAGTCCCACTGTGGTGGCGAACAACTGAAACGTACCGTGCCTGGTTGCCTGTCAGTCAGATAAAAGAACTGGCAAAGCTGCAG CTACAGTTGAGTGCAGATGTGGAGGTCGTGTTTGCACGTGGCACTGTGACACCGGAACAGCAGAAGAAGGTTCCACTGACACAGACCCAGGAAGAGGAGCGCGCAATAGATG AGGACACAGCTTTAAGGTACAGGTATGAGACAAGGTACCGCACAGCTACAATCATGGAGGAGGACGCCCTGAACCAGCCCTCTGCTGCAG aGGCAGATTTATCTCTGCACACGCTCAGTGAGAGTCCGTGTGGTTCTTTGGTTGTATATGTGATCCCGGAGTCTTCTTCACTGCTGCCTGAG GATGTGAATGTGTATATCGGTCAGCGACGGACAGCCCTGCTGCGTATTGGGCCCCAGATGAGAGTAGGCAAGACACTAGAGCAGCTGCTGGCTCACCTGGAGCCTCGTATCAAGCAGGTGCTGCAGGTGATGTCTTTCAGCCACAACGACATCACCGCTGCCCTCAGCGACAGAGTCCGTTTCAGTCCTGACAACAAAGAGAGCATCGCTGACAGTATGAGAGCCTTCAAATCCAGCCCAG GTTATGAGATAACATTCAGCCTGTTGAACCCTGATCCAAAGTCACACCGATTACACTGGGACATAGAGGGTGCCGTGCAGACTTACATCCAACCTTTGCTCACAAAATTGTCCCCCGTGGCCAACTTTAGCATCGACTCTCAG ACATTGTACTATACCATGCTCGGTGTCAACCCACGCTTTGATACCAGCCGCAGCGCCTATACGCTCAACGCTGACAGCCTTGCACATGTCATCAACCCGGTGGAGGCTAGACTTG GCTCCAACGCTGCATCTTCCAACCCAGTCCTGAATTTTCTGCTGTATGTCCCAGATGCCCAGCATTCACCCCTTTACATCCAGGGCCGCAAAAAGCAAGAGGTGCCTTCCAATGCGTTTCACTCTCCACGATGGGGTGGAATTATG GTTTATAATGTAAATGGTTTCTATGGATCAGAGCCTGAGTTCCCTGTTGACATCAACATTGACATGGCTAAAGTCATGGGAGTGTTCCTCGCACAGTTACG ACTGCTGCTAGGTGTGCAGTCATCAACACCTCCTCCTGGCTTCCTGGTCGCACGGTGTGGCAGCACAGGACTCGCTGACTGGGAGCTGGACCGCCTCATGTGGAGCCGTAGTGTGGAAAATGTTGCAACAGCAACCACGACCATCACCTCTCTGGCGCAGCTGCTGGACCAGATAGGCAACATTGTTATCAATGACAACATTGCCCAGCAG GTGTCCAGTGCTGTTACATCTCTGCAGCTGGCCGTGGCAGAGCTGGAGGCCGGGAACCTCGGCTTTGCTCTTCAGTACAGTAAAGAGGCCATTTTGGCATCAGAGAAGGCATTCTTTGACCCCTCACTCCTCCACCTCCTTTACTTTCCTGATGATCAGAAGTTTGCTATCTACATACCCCTCTTCCTGCCCATGTGTGTGCCCATCCTGCTATCTCTGCTCAAAATAGTGTCTGAGGCGAGACAGAGACGCAGAGAGAAGCAAGCCAAGAAGGACTGA
- the aldocb gene encoding fructose-bisphosphate aldolase C-B: MTHQYPALTAEQKKELQEIAQRIVAPGKGILAADESTGSMAKRLNPIGVENTEENRRRYRQLLFTADQRIDSCIGGVIFFHETLYQNTDDGTCFSKLIKDRGIVVGIKVDKGVVPLAGTNGETTTQGLDGLSERCAQYKKDGADFAKWRCVLKISETTPSELAIFENANVLARYASICQQNGIVPIVEPEILPDGDHDLKRCQYVTEKVLAAVYKSLSDHHVYLEGTLLKPNMVTAGHSCPTKYSSEEIAMATVTALRRTVPPAVTGVTFLSGGQSEEEASVNLNAINTCPLVKPWALTFSYGRALQASALNAWRGDLNNEKAATEEFIKRAEANGKAALGKYESSGSGAAAGKSLYVANHAY, translated from the exons ATGACTCACCAGTATCCAGCACTGACTGCTGAGCAGAAGAAGGAGCTTCAGGAAATCGCTCAGAGGATAGTCGCTCCAGGAAAAGGCATCCTCGCAGCTGATGAGTCCACCG GCAGCATGGCAAAGCGTCTAAACCCCATCGGGGTTGAGAACACGGAAGAGAACAGGCGTCGCTATCGCCAGCTGCTCTTCACGGCCGACCAGCGCATCGACAGCTGTATTGGAGGGGTCATCTTCTTCCACGAAACCCTCTACCAGAACACAGACGATGGCACTTGCTTCTCCAAGCTCATCAAAGACCGCGGCATTGTTGTCGGCATCAAG GTGGATAAAGGTGTTGTGCCCCTCGCCGGAACAAATGGAGAAACCACCACTCAGG GTCTTGATGGACTGTCTGAGCGCTGTGCACAGTACAAGAAAGACGGTGCAGACTTCGCCAAGTGGCGCTGTGTGCTGAAGATCAGCGAGACCACGCCATCTGAGCTGGCCATCTTTGAGAATGCTAATGTACTGGCACGTTATGCTAGCATCTGCCAGCAG AATGGTATTGTTCCCATTGTGGAGCCTGAGATCCTTCCTGATGGAGACCATGACCTGAAGCGTTGCCAGTACGTCACTGAGAAG GTCCTAGCCGCAGTGTACAAGTCTCTCTCAGACCACCATGTGTACTTGGAGGGGACACTGCTGAAACCCAACATGGTCACAGCCGGACACTCCTGCCCCACCAAGTACAGCAGCGAGGAAATCGCCATGGCTACCGTCACTGCTCTGCGCCGCACCGTGCCTCCAGCTGTCACAG GAGTGACATTCTTGTCAGGTGGCCAGTCTGAAGAGGAAGCCAGCGTGAACCTAAATGCCATTAACACCTGTCCGCTTGTCAAGCCCTGGGCCCTGACCTTCTCCTACGGCCGTGCCCTGCAGGCCTCCGCCCTCAACGCTTGGAGAGGAGACCTGAACAACGAGAAGGCCGCCACCGAGGAGTTCATCAAGCGTGCTGAG GCAAACGGTAAGGCTGCGCTCGGAAAGTACGAGTCTTCCGGATCTGGTGCCGCCGCAGGAAAGTCCCTCTACGTAGCTAACCACGCCTACTAA
- the rskrb gene encoding ribosomal protein S6 kinase-related protein, protein MGADGSKTRKRPCERQEEEHFSSGWRGFLSSFGLSIPAGLCRLAPPALRLGQRRMLQGKTPEIPEHVLRLAGVGPEKLRAEWSLPGFVAMFLPEFPHRAVPGHEHFQVLGYIAKGSFGPILKVKDRSKQKTYAVKVIPKSEILRLGVLEQSKEEVIVQRQVRHPFVHDLQDCWQTQRHLYIMCDYCSTGDLYTYWQMIGQFTEDTIRVFAAELGSALGFLHDFGIIHRDVKMENILLTDNGHLRLADFGLSRRLERGGRAFTICGTIQYMAPEVLSGGPYNHAADWWSLGILLFSLVTGKFPVPPEPDHCSMLRRVRSFPYEMPLTFSSPFALLITELLCKTPCRRLRTLDRFQRQTFFHGTTFDLELLQRQPMEVILELRERPDRAAKARRGLTLSLQPLKGFDYDLLLSPPATPDTQLDPDTRTHSAAPLPGPAIPLQPAQEKGPRREVFV, encoded by the exons ATGGGGGCCGACGGCAGTAAAACCAGGAAG AGGCCCTGTGAACGGCAGGAGGAAGAGCACTTCTCTTCTGGATGGCGTGGCTTCCTCTCCAGCTTTGGCCTATCTATCCCAGCAGGCCTGTGTCGCCTGGCCCCACCTGCCCTGCGTCTGGGCCAGCGTCGAATGCTCCAAGGCAAGACCCCCGAGATCCCAGAGCACGTCCTGAGGTTGGCGGGAGTCGGCCCAGAAAAGCTGAGAGCAGAGTGGAGCCTTCCAGGGTTTGTTGCCATGTTCCTGCCTGAATTCCCCCACAGAGCTGTGCCTGGGCATGAACACTTTCAG GTGCTGGGTTACATCGCCAAAGGTTCGTTTGGACCCATACTGAAAGTGAAGGACAGGTCCAAACAGAAAACATATGCTGTCAAG GTTATACCCAAATCGGAAATTCTTAGACTCGGGGTCTTGGAGCAGTCAAAAGAAGAAGTTATAGTCCAG CGTCAGGTCCGCCACCCATTTGTCCATGACCTCCAGGACTGCTGGCAGACCCAGCGCCACCTCTACATTA TGTGTGACTACTGCAGCACTGGAGACCTGTACACCTACTGGCAGATGATCGGTCAGTTCACAGAGGACACTATACGAGTTTTTGCAGCCGAGTTGGGATCTGCGCTCG GATTTCTGCATGATTTTGGCATCATCCACAGAGATGTGAAG atGGAAAACATCCTGCTGACAGACAACG GACACCTCCGTTTAGCTGACTTTGGTTTGTCTCGTCGCCTGGAGAGAGGAGGACGAGCTTTTACTATCTGTGGAACCATCCAATATATGG CCCCAGAGGTGCTGAGTGGTGGACCCTACAACCATGCAGCTGATTGGTGGTCGCTGGGAATCCTGCTTTTCTCATTGGTTACTGGGAAG TTCCCTGTGCCTCCAGAACCAGATCATTGCAGTATGCTGAGGAGAGTGAGGAGTTTTCCCTATGAAATGCCCCTCACTTTTAGCTCCCCATTTGCCTTGCTAATAACTGAG CTTTTGTGCAAGACTCCCTGCCGCCGCCTGAGGACTCTCGATCGTTTCCAGCGGCAAACCTTCTTCCATGGAACAACTTTTGACCTCGAACTACTGCAGCGTCAGCCTATGGAG GTGATTCTGGAGCTGAGAGAGAGACCGGACCGAGCTGCCAAAGCTCGACGAGGCCTCACTTTGTCTCTGCAGCCTCTCAAAGGCTTCGACTACGACCTGCTCCTCAGCCCTCCCGCCACGCCGGACACACAGCTGGATCCCGACACACGCACCCACAGCGCTGCCCCTCTGCCCGGCCCAGCAATCCCACTGCAGCCTGCTCAGGAAAAAGGTCCGCGGAGAGAAGTGTTTGTCTGA